A segment of the Streptomyces sp. XD-27 genome:
GCGCATCCCCGGCGTGCGCAGGTAGAGCCCCAGCGTGCCGGCGGAGAACGCGGTCAGCGCGGCTCCGGCGACGGCGGCGGGGACCACCGGCAGGAGCAGCGCGGCGGCGACGGCGAGCTCGCCGGTGGAGAGCAACCGGGCAAAGCGCCGGGCGTCGAGCGTGCCCAGGAACGGATAGGTGCCGGCCGCGAACTGCTGCAACCCCTCGGCGGTGGCCTCGTCCGCGTCCCGCTTCGCCAACCCGGAGTTCAGGAAGAACGCGCCGACGGTGAGCCTGAGCGGCAGCTGCCGCGCCGCGCATCGCCATGCGGAACCGGATCCCATGCGGAGCCTCCAACCGGTCGCCCCCGCCTACCACCCTGCCACCCGCCCGAAGCCTGTCAAACGCGGGCGGCCCGCTCGGGGGAACGGCGACAGCGATGGCATCAGTGCAGGTGCCGCCGCCAATCCGCGGGGACCTTGCCCCGCGGGCCCGGGGTCGGCTGGGAGGCCGGGTGCGCGGTGGGCGGGGGCAGCGGCGGCCCTTCGTGGTACTGGTCGGTCTCGATGTTCCAGAACCAGCTCTCGCCCGGCTCGAAGCTGGTGAGGAACGGGTGTCCGGCCTCGCGCGCATGCTTCGTACCGTGCTGCGAGGGCGAGGAGTCGCAGCATCCGATGTGGCCGCACGCGGCACAGCGCCGCAGGTGCAGCCACCATCCCGGCCCGTCACCCGCCAGGCACTCGACGCAGCCGTCTCCGCTCGGAGCCGCGGTCGGATCGATGCCCGGGATCGGTTCTTGTCCCATGGACCCAGCATGCATCCGCCGGCTTCGGCGCGCGTTCGCGCGTACCGGAGCCGGCGGGTCCGGCATCAGGCGCGGGCGGAGCGGCTACGGGCGACCAGGCGGGCGACCAGGCCGACCACCGTGTCCACGGCGAGGAACAGCACCAGTCCGATGCCGAACAGCGGCACCAGCCAGCCGACCACCGCGAGCGCGCCCACCAGCGGCAGCAGCGTCGGCAGCGGGACGCGCCGCCACGTGCCGCGCGGCGTCGGCCGTCCGACGCCGAGCCGGCGCTCCCGCGCGGGCCGCCGCTGCCACCACATCCGGTAGCCCCACACGATGAGCAGGATGAGCCCCAGCATCAGGGCCGCCAGCGCGATCTGGTTGGCCAGCCCGAACAGCACGCCCGAGTGGCCGTCGATGCCCCAGCGGGTGAGCTTGGCGAGCAGCGGATAGTCCGCGAAGCGCAGCTCGTCGACGACCGCGCCCGTACCCGGGTGCACGGCGATCGAGTCCAGGTGCACCGGCCACTGCTTGTCGATCTGCTTGACGACGTACGCGCCGCCCTCGCTCGGCGCGGCGATCTCGAGGGGAGCCTCGGTCAGCTTCTTCTCGCGGGCGACGGCGAACACCCGGTCGATGCCGATGTCCGGGTCCTTGGCGTGGCTGCCGCCGCCACCGCCATGGCCGGCGTGGTCCCCGTGTCCGCTTCCGCCGGCCATCTCGCCGGCGCCGGGCAGCGTCGCCGTGATGGCCGGGGTGGCGCCGCGCAGCTCCGTACGCAGCACGTCGATCTTCTCGCCCGCGTACGTCGACCAGGTCAGACCGGTCGCCGAGAGGAACACCAGCCCCAGCACGGCCCACAGGCCGACCGCCCCGTGCCGGGTCAGGGTGCGCTTGCGGCCCTTCGCGCCGCGCTCCGGGAGGAGCAGGCCGCGCGCGCCGCGGCCGTCCCGCTTGCGCTTGACCCACAGCAGCAGGCCGCCGAGGGCGACGACCCACAGCCAGCTGGCGGCCAGCTCGCTGTAGAGCCGGCCGGGTTCGCCCAGGTGCAGGTTTCCGTGCAGGTCGGAGACCCAGGAGCGGAAGGGCAGCGCGCCGAAGTCGCTTTCCAGCGCGCCGCGCACCTTGGCGGTGTACGGATCGACGAACACGGTGAGCGACTTGTCCTCGGCCACGCTCGGGTCGCTGAGGATGACCTGGGTGGTGGCGCCGTCCTCGGCGGACGGCCGTACCGAGGTGAGCGTGCCGTCCGGATGCGCGTCGAGGGCCGCCCGCACCTGACGCGACAGCGGGACGGTGTGCTCACCGACCGGGACGCGCAGCTCGTCCGCGTAGAGGTACTTCTCTATCTGGAACGACGCCGCGTAGAGCGTCCCCGTGACGGCGGCGACGAGCAGGAAGGGCGCGATGAGCACGCCCGCGTAGAAGTGCAGCCGCAGGACGAGCGGGCGCAGCCCGGCCCAGCCGCGCTGCCGCGCGGTGGTGTCCGCCGTGGGAGGCGCCTCCTCGGGTCTCTCGGCGGCCTGGTCCTCGGCGCGGACGGGATCGGTCCCCTGCGCGGGGTCGTCGACGGACATGGGGTTCCTTCGGGATTCGGCGGCCGCGTCCGGGCAGGGCCGTACGCGGCGATGACGAGGGGGAGTGGCCGCCGTGATGTCTGACCACGGCGGCGCGCGCCCATCGCCCGGCCGAGGCCGGAAGGACTGTCCGGTCCTTCCCCAGGTCGCTTCCTCAGGAGGATTTACGTCCCTTGTGCCTGCGGGCCGACGGGCGCGGTGTGGAGGAACACTGCGCTGGTCGGCGGCGGCCCGCGCCGGGACAAGGCGTGACCGAGGAGTGCGCTCCGCAGGCGCCCGTCGCCGGTGTACCGCGCGGGTGGCGGTACGGACGGAGCCGTGGCCCATGGCCGGATGGCGGCCATGGCCAGCGACAGCGGTGTGAAGGCGAGCGCGCGCACGCAGCGCAGGAGCTGGAAGAAGGCGGCCTCACCGCGCCACAGCCACAGCGCGCAGAGGAGCGCCGCGAGCAGGTGGACGGTGAGCATGGCCGTGGAGCCGTAGCCGGTCGCGCCCATGGCCGACTCGGCGCGGTCGGCGAGGATCGCCGGGTCCGGCGGATGCGTCGCGTGGCGGGCCGCGTGCTCAGCGGCGTGCCGCGCATGCGCGCCGTGCGTGGCATGCGCTCCTTGCGTTACTGCCCCCTGCCCGCCCGCGAAGATCAGGTGGACGCCCCCTTGCACCGCAAGCAGCCCGCCGCCGATCGCGAGGACGCCGCGCCTGCGGCCCCCGGCGAGCCATGCGGTCGCGCCCGTGACGCCGAACGCCGCCAGGAGCGCCGACGGCGGGATGTGATGGCCCGATGTCGCAGCGTGTCCGACCGCTGCCAGCAGCACGCACACCGCCGCGAACAGCGCGGCACGTACGAGCCGCACAGGCGACCGGGCTTCCACCATGACGCGACATGTTCGCATCACGGCACGACGGGCGTGTCGGCGGGGCGGCCTCTACCAGTGGGGCCGTGCGCCGCCCCTGCGCTGGCACGGGGCGGCCGGTTCCGGCCCGTCCCCGGGCCGCCGCGACCACGGTCATGCGTACGGTCGTGCCCGCTGGGCAGCGTGACGGTGCGGCAGAGCGCCGCGGGCAGTGACAGGCGCGAGGGGAGCGGACATGGCCGGTGGGGCATTCGACCGTCTCGGCGACACCGCGGGGACGGCCGCACACGACGCGGCGCACCGGAGCGGGGCAGGGGAGGACCACGCGGGGACCGGGCACGGGGCGGTGCACGGCGGCGGCGCGCTGCCGCGCCGGGTCGCCGAGGCCTACGTGGACGCCCTCATCCGGCTCGACCCGCTCGTCGGCACCTTCCTCGGCGTACCGGAGAGCTCAGGTGACCTCCCGGACTTCTCGCCCGCCGGTCAGGAGGCCACCGCCGAGCTCGCCCGCACCACGCTCGGACAGCTCGGCGAGGCCCAGGCCCGGCCGGGCGCGGACAGCGACGCGGAGCGGCGCTGCGCGCGCCTGCTGCGCGAGCGGCTGACCGCCGAGCTCGCCCTGCACGAAGCGGGGGAGGGGCTGCGGCAGGTCAGCAACCTCGCCTCTCCGCTGCACCGGGTCCGCAAGATCTTCCCCCTCATGTCCACGGGGACCGAGGACGACTGGGCCGCGATCGGCCGCAGGCTGCGGGCGGTCCCCGACGCGTTCGACGGCTACCGGGCCGCGCTCGCCGAGGGCGTACGCCGCGGCCTGCCGGCCGGACCGGCGCAGGTCCGCGCCAACATCGGCCAGTTGGAGGAGTGGCTGGGACCGGACGGCGGCTGGTTCGCCGACTTCGTCGCCGCCGGTCCCGAGGCGCTGCGTACCGAGCTGGCCGAGGCCGCGGAGACGGCCACGGACGCCGTCGCCGAACTGCACGACTGGTTCCTCAACGTGTACGGTCCGCGCGTCGCGGACGCCCCGGACGTGGTGGGCGGTGAGCGCTACGCCCGCTTCGCCCGCTACCACACCGGCACCGACCTGGACCTCGACGAGGCCTATGCCTACGGCTGGTCCGAGTTCCACCGCCTGCACGCCGAGATGCGGGCCGAGGCCGAGAAGGCGCTGCCCGGGGCAGCCACCCCGTGGGAGGCCCTGGCCTGGCTGGACCGGCACGGCCAGGCCGTGGAGGGCGTCGAGGAGACCAGGGCCTGGTTGCAGTCCCTCATGGACGAAGCCGCCGAAGCACTGGACGGCGCCCACTTCGAGCTGGGGGAGCGGATCAAACACGTCGAGTCCCGGATCGCGCCACCGGGAAGCGCCGCCGCGCCCTACTACACCTCTCCCTCGCTGGACTTCTCCCGCCCGGGCCGCACCTGGCTGCCCACGCTGGGCCGCACCCGCTTCCCCGTCCACGGTCTGGTCTCCACCTGGTACCACGAGGGCGTCCCCGGACACCATCTCCAGCTCGGCCAGTGGACCCTGCTCGCCGACGAACTCTCCCGGTACCAGACCCGGGTGGGCAAGATCAGCGCCAACACCGAGGGCTGGGCGCTGTACGCGGAGCGGCTGATGGACGAACTGGGCTTCCTCACCGACCCCGAACGCCGACTCGGCTATCTCGACCACCAGATGATGCGGGCCATCCGGGTCGTCGTCGACATCGGCATGCACCTGGAGCTGCGGATCCCCGCGGACTCGCCCTGCCACGCCGGAGAGCGCTGGACGCCCGCCCTGGCGCGGGACTTCTTCGGCCGGCACTCCGGCCGCCCCGCCGCGTACCTCGACAGCGAGATCATCCGCTACCAGGGCCGGCCGGCCCAGGCCATCGGCTACACACTCGGCGAACGCGCCTGGCTGCGGGGCCGGGAGGCCGCCCGCGCCCGGCACGGCTCCGCGTTCGACCTCAAGCGCTGGCACATGGCCGCGCTGTCCCAGGGCTCGCTGGGCCTGGCCGACCTCGAAACCGAACTCGCCCTGCTCTGACGGCTCCCGGCCGACACGTCAGCGCTTGGGCCTCAGCGCTTGGGCCAGTGCCACAGCGGTTCGTCCAGCAGGCCCTCGCGGCCCGCGACCCCCGTCTGGCCGAGGCCGTCCTTGACCAGGGCCAGGGAGTTGACGTCGAGCCGGTGACGTCCGGCGCCCGCGGTGAGGGCGTCGGCCAGGTCCGGCGCGTGGGTGACCACCACGATCTGGGTGTCCCGCGACGCGGTGAGGATCAGGTCCGCCAGCGGGGGCAGCAGCGCCGGGTGCAGGCTGGACTCCGGCTCGTTGAGCACGAGCAGCGCGGGTGGGCGAGGGGTGAGCAGCGCCGCGGTCCACAGCAGGTAGCGCAGTGTGCCGTCGGACAGCTCGGCCGCGCCGAGCGGGCGCAGCAGCCCGCTCTGGCGCAGCCGCAGCTCGAACCGGCCGCCTTCACTGGCGATCTCCACCCTGCTGCCGGGGAACGCCGCGTCCACGGCGGCGTCCAGCGCCTCGTGGTCGCCGATCTCGCGGATCGTCTGGAGCGCGGCCGCGAGGTCCGCGCCGTCGTGGCCGAGCACCGGTGTGCGGGTGCCGACCTGCGCGCTGCGGGCGGGTGCGTGCGCGTCGGTGCGCACGTGGTCGTAGAACCGCCACGACCGCATGTGCTCGCGCAGCCGCAGCAGGTCGGGGGCGAGCCGCGGGTCGGCGAGTTCGCCGAGCATGCTGTCGTAGGGGCGGAGGGTGTTCACCGACGTGTGCCAGGTGCCGTCCGCGGCGCGGGTGCGCACGGCGGGGCCGGAGCGGTCCGAGAGGAGCGCGGCCGGGCGCAGCACGGGGCCGGCCCAGCTGCACTCGCGCTTGATCTCGGGGTCCAGGTTGAACAGGGACGGCGCACCCGTGCTGCCGGAGGTCGGGACCGGGTGCCCGAAGTCGACCGCGTAACCGAACTCGTCCCCGGCGAAGCCGAGGCGGAGGCTGACGGCCGGCGAGCGGCCCGTACCCCGCCGCTCGCCCGCCCACAGGGTGGACGGTAGCCCGCCCTCGCGCGCCAGCGCCGCCACCGCGCCGCCCCGGGCCGCGTCCGCCAGCAGCCGCAGGGCCCGGTACAGGCTGGTCTTGCCCGTGCCGTTCGCGCCGGTGATCACGTTCAGCCGGTCCAGCGGGACGATCAGGCGGCGCAGGGAGCGGTAGTTCTCGACAGCGAGGGTGGTGAGCATCGGATCTCTCGGTACGGAGCGGGCGGATCGTTCCCCAGTGTGGCAAGGGGGTCTGACAGCGCCGGTCCGCCCGGGGCGGACCGGCTGGTCAGCGGCCCGGCCGGTCAGCGGGCCGGCCGTTCCCGCACCGGATACGGCACGAAGGTGCTGCTGTTCTCGTCGATGGCGAGGGGCCGGCCGAGCGGCGGTACGGCGCGCTGCGGGCAGTCCAGGCGTTCGCAGACGCGGCAGCCCATGCCGATCGGGGTCGCGGCGGCGGCGTTGTCGAGGTCCAGCCCGTCGGAGTAGACGACCCGGGAGGCGTGCCGGATCTCGCAGCCCAGGCCGATGGCGAAGGTCTTCCCGGGCTCGCCCCAGCCGCCCCGGTGGCGGGTGACCGTGCGAGCGGTCCACAGATGGCGCTGCCCGTCCGGCATGGCGGCGATCTGGACATGGATGCGGCCCGGCGCGGCGAACGCCTCGTACACGTTCCACAGCGGGCAGGTGCCGCCCGCGCGCGAGAAGTGGAAACCGGTCGCGGACTGGCGCTTGGACATGTTGCCCGCCCGGTCCACGCGGACGAAGGAGAACGGCACCCCGCGCAGCCGCGGGCGCTGGAGGGTGCTCAGCCGGTGGCACACGGTCTCGTAGCCGAGCCCGAAGCGGTCGGTGAGGCGTTCGATGTCGTAGCGCACCTCCTCCGCGGCGGTGTGGAAGGCGCGGTACGGCAGGATCAGCGCGGCCGCGAAGTAGTTGGCGACCCCGATCCGGGCCAGCGACCAGGTGGCGGAGCCCTCCTCGTAGTCCTCCGAGGCCAGCCGGGAGAGCTCCGCGCCGTGTTCGAGCAGGGCGAGCTGGGTGGCCATGCGGAACGCCTGCTGGCCGGGGCGCAGCCGACTCGACAGATACAGGACCCGGGCGGCCGGATCGTAGTGGTGCAGCCGGTCGGATGGGTGCGGCGGGTCGGAGCGGTGCGGCCGGTCGGAGTGGTGGGGCGGGTCGGAGTCGGCGGCGAGGCGTACGCCGTGCCGTTCGGCGAGCCGGGTGGTGAGGGCGCGCAGCACCTCGCCGGGCCGGATGCCGAGCTCGCCGGCCAGTTCCTCGGCGCCGAGGTCCGCATCGTGCACGTAGTTCCGCCGCCGGTAGAAGAACTCGCGGATCTCCTCGTGCGGCGAGCGCGGCGCGGCCGTACCGGCGGCGGCCCCGGCACGCCCCTCGGAGACGTGCGCGAGCTGCTCGGTCAGCGCCTGGTTGCGCCGCCCCAGGTCGAGCAGGACCGCGGCGACGGCGGGCAGCCGGGAGGCGAGTTCCGACAGGTCGGAGGGGGAGATCCGGGCGCTCGCGACCTCGTCCGCGAGCGCCTCCCGCAGGTCCGCCAGAACCCGGCCGGTGTCGTGGTCGGAGAAGAAGCCGGGGTCCACCCCGAACGCCTCGGTCAGCCGCAGCAGCACGGGCACGGTCAGCGGCCGGGAGTCGTGCTCCATCTGGTTCAGATAGCTCGGGGAGATGGCCAGCACCCGGGCGAGCTCGGCCTGGCTGAGCCGGCGCTCCTCGCGCAGCCGCCGCAGCCGCGCCCCCGCGTAGGTCTTGCTCACTCGGAATCCACCCTTCGCATGATTGGCAAACCACGTGCAGAAGATGCGCAAATCTTGGCACGCGGCCACGGTTGATGGCACCCAGTGCCGCTGACAGAGTCTCAGTACGGCCGGTCAACCCCCGTGGTGCGGCGGCCGCTCAGCAGAAATCGGCACTCAGTGACGTGCCCTTCGCACTGTTCACAACAGCGGTGCGCATCCACGCGACTCCGGGAGACGGTCATGGCGCAGGCAGGGACGACGACGGCGACGGCCGAAGAGCTGGCACGGCGGTGGGCGACGGACCCCCGCTGGAGGGGAGTGGAGCGCACCTACGGCGCCGAGGACGTGGTGCGCCTGTCCGGCAGCGTCCGCGAGGAGCACACCCTGGCCCGGCGCGGAGCCGAGCGCCTGTGGCGCGGGCTCCACAGCCAGGACTACCTCCACGCCCTCGGCGCGCTCACCGGCGGCCAGGCCGTGCAGCAGGTCAAGGCCGGGCTCCAGGCCATCTACCTGTCCGGCTGGCAGGTGGCGGCCGACGCCAACCAGGCCGGGCACACCTACCCCGACCAGTCCCTCTACCCGGCCAACTCCGTGCCGCAGGTGGTGCGCCGGATCAACAACGCGCTGCTGCGCGCCGACCAGATCGCCACCGCCGAGGGCGGCTCGGACACCACCGACTGGCTCGCGCCGATCGTCGCCGACGCCGAGGCCGGCTTCGGCGGCCCGCTGAACGCCTTCGAGCTGACCAAGGCGATGATCGCCGCCGGCGCGGCGGGCATCCACTACGAGGACCAGCTCGCCTCCGAGAAGAAGTGCGGCCACCTCGGCGGCAAGGTGCTCGTGCCCACCGCCCAGCACATCCGCACCCTCAACGCCGCCCGCCTCGCCGCCGACATCGCCGACGTCCCCACCGTCATCGTGGCCCGTACGGACGCGCTCGCCGCGAACCTGCTGACCAGCGACGTCGACGAGCGCGACGCCCGCTTCTGCACCGGTGAGCGCACCGCGGAGGGCTTCTACCGGGTCGAGAACGGCATGGCACCGGCCATCGCCCGCGGCCTGGCCTACGCCCCGTACGCCGACCTGCTGTGGATGGAGACCGGCACGCCGGACCTGGCGCAGGCGCGGGAGTTCGCCGAGGCGATCCACGCCGAGTACCCCGACCGGATGCTGGCGTACAACTGCTCGCCGTCGTTCAACTGGAAGGCGGCGCTGGACGACGACCAGATCGCCAAGTTCCAGCGGGAGCTCGGGGCGATGGGCTACCGCTTCCAGTTCATCACGCTGGCCGGCTTCCACTCGCTCAACCACGGCATGTTCGACCTGGCCCGCGGCTACGCCGAGCACGGCATGACCGCCTACGTCGACCTCCAGGAGCGGGAGTTCGCCGCCCAGCGCGACGGCTTCACCGCGGTCAGGCACCAGCGCGAGGTCGGCACCGGCTACTTCGACCTCGTGTCCACCGCCGTCAACCCCGCCTCCTCCACCACCGCGCTGACCGGCTCCACCGAAGAGGAGCAGTTCCACTAGGCACCCCGCCGGCCGGGGCGCCACCCCGCGCCGGGCAACCCGCAGACAGGTGGGGGCCGGCCACTCCGCTTCACCCGGCCCCCACCGCTCCCCTTGAGGAGACCCGCATGTCCGCTACCCGATTGAGCAGCCGCGTCCAGGTTCTGGGCGCGCCGGGCGACCGCCACGACGAGATCCTCACCCCCGCGGCGCTGGACTTCATCGCCCG
Coding sequences within it:
- a CDS encoding UBP-type zinc finger domain-containing protein, with protein sequence MGQEPIPGIDPTAAPSGDGCVECLAGDGPGWWLHLRRCAACGHIGCCDSSPSQHGTKHAREAGHPFLTSFEPGESWFWNIETDQYHEGPPLPPPTAHPASQPTPGPRGKVPADWRRHLH
- a CDS encoding PepSY domain-containing protein; this encodes MSVDDPAQGTDPVRAEDQAAERPEEAPPTADTTARQRGWAGLRPLVLRLHFYAGVLIAPFLLVAAVTGTLYAASFQIEKYLYADELRVPVGEHTVPLSRQVRAALDAHPDGTLTSVRPSAEDGATTQVILSDPSVAEDKSLTVFVDPYTAKVRGALESDFGALPFRSWVSDLHGNLHLGEPGRLYSELAASWLWVVALGGLLLWVKRKRDGRGARGLLLPERGAKGRKRTLTRHGAVGLWAVLGLVFLSATGLTWSTYAGEKIDVLRTELRGATPAITATLPGAGEMAGGSGHGDHAGHGGGGGSHAKDPDIGIDRVFAVAREKKLTEAPLEIAAPSEGGAYVVKQIDKQWPVHLDSIAVHPGTGAVVDELRFADYPLLAKLTRWGIDGHSGVLFGLANQIALAALMLGLILLIVWGYRMWWQRRPARERRLGVGRPTPRGTWRRVPLPTLLPLVGALAVVGWLVPLFGIGLVLFLAVDTVVGLVARLVARSRSARA
- a CDS encoding DUF885 domain-containing protein, yielding MAGGAFDRLGDTAGTAAHDAAHRSGAGEDHAGTGHGAVHGGGALPRRVAEAYVDALIRLDPLVGTFLGVPESSGDLPDFSPAGQEATAELARTTLGQLGEAQARPGADSDAERRCARLLRERLTAELALHEAGEGLRQVSNLASPLHRVRKIFPLMSTGTEDDWAAIGRRLRAVPDAFDGYRAALAEGVRRGLPAGPAQVRANIGQLEEWLGPDGGWFADFVAAGPEALRTELAEAAETATDAVAELHDWFLNVYGPRVADAPDVVGGERYARFARYHTGTDLDLDEAYAYGWSEFHRLHAEMRAEAEKALPGAATPWEALAWLDRHGQAVEGVEETRAWLQSLMDEAAEALDGAHFELGERIKHVESRIAPPGSAAAPYYTSPSLDFSRPGRTWLPTLGRTRFPVHGLVSTWYHEGVPGHHLQLGQWTLLADELSRYQTRVGKISANTEGWALYAERLMDELGFLTDPERRLGYLDHQMMRAIRVVVDIGMHLELRIPADSPCHAGERWTPALARDFFGRHSGRPAAYLDSEIIRYQGRPAQAIGYTLGERAWLRGREAARARHGSAFDLKRWHMAALSQGSLGLADLETELALL
- a CDS encoding AAA family ATPase, coding for MLTTLAVENYRSLRRLIVPLDRLNVITGANGTGKTSLYRALRLLADAARGGAVAALAREGGLPSTLWAGERRGTGRSPAVSLRLGFAGDEFGYAVDFGHPVPTSGSTGAPSLFNLDPEIKRECSWAGPVLRPAALLSDRSGPAVRTRAADGTWHTSVNTLRPYDSMLGELADPRLAPDLLRLREHMRSWRFYDHVRTDAHAPARSAQVGTRTPVLGHDGADLAAALQTIREIGDHEALDAAVDAAFPGSRVEIASEGGRFELRLRQSGLLRPLGAAELSDGTLRYLLWTAALLTPRPPALLVLNEPESSLHPALLPPLADLILTASRDTQIVVVTHAPDLADALTAGAGRHRLDVNSLALVKDGLGQTGVAGREGLLDEPLWHWPKR
- a CDS encoding short-chain fatty acyl-CoA regulator family protein, which codes for MSKTYAGARLRRLREERRLSQAELARVLAISPSYLNQMEHDSRPLTVPVLLRLTEAFGVDPGFFSDHDTGRVLADLREALADEVASARISPSDLSELASRLPAVAAVLLDLGRRNQALTEQLAHVSEGRAGAAAGTAAPRSPHEEIREFFYRRRNYVHDADLGAEELAGELGIRPGEVLRALTTRLAERHGVRLAADSDPPHHSDRPHRSDPPHPSDRLHHYDPAARVLYLSSRLRPGQQAFRMATQLALLEHGAELSRLASEDYEEGSATWSLARIGVANYFAAALILPYRAFHTAAEEVRYDIERLTDRFGLGYETVCHRLSTLQRPRLRGVPFSFVRVDRAGNMSKRQSATGFHFSRAGGTCPLWNVYEAFAAPGRIHVQIAAMPDGQRHLWTARTVTRHRGGWGEPGKTFAIGLGCEIRHASRVVYSDGLDLDNAAAATPIGMGCRVCERLDCPQRAVPPLGRPLAIDENSSTFVPYPVRERPAR
- the aceA gene encoding isocitrate lyase codes for the protein MAQAGTTTATAEELARRWATDPRWRGVERTYGAEDVVRLSGSVREEHTLARRGAERLWRGLHSQDYLHALGALTGGQAVQQVKAGLQAIYLSGWQVAADANQAGHTYPDQSLYPANSVPQVVRRINNALLRADQIATAEGGSDTTDWLAPIVADAEAGFGGPLNAFELTKAMIAAGAAGIHYEDQLASEKKCGHLGGKVLVPTAQHIRTLNAARLAADIADVPTVIVARTDALAANLLTSDVDERDARFCTGERTAEGFYRVENGMAPAIARGLAYAPYADLLWMETGTPDLAQAREFAEAIHAEYPDRMLAYNCSPSFNWKAALDDDQIAKFQRELGAMGYRFQFITLAGFHSLNHGMFDLARGYAEHGMTAYVDLQEREFAAQRDGFTAVRHQREVGTGYFDLVSTAVNPASSTTALTGSTEEEQFH